From Streptomyces griseorubiginosus, one genomic window encodes:
- a CDS encoding PaaX family transcriptional regulator C-terminal domain-containing protein: MRRNTSMRPSELDLRPLSARSVVLSLLLGAHPPEMPVKDLVRAVEPFGVGGSTLRAALSRMVSAGDLRRADTVYGLSDRLLARQRRQDDAVHPSTRAWSGDWEMVVITATGRGPAERAELRARLTALRLAELREGVWLRPANLLRRLPDDLDPVAQRYTARPDRPGPELAAALWPLDAWAADSRALLDHVARADRPADRLTGFAAVVRHLLADPVLPPALLPSDWPGARLRSAYAAYQRELADTVPQDHLRG; the protein is encoded by the coding sequence GCTCGACCTGCGACCGCTCTCCGCGCGGTCGGTCGTGCTGAGCCTGCTCCTGGGCGCGCATCCCCCGGAGATGCCGGTGAAGGACCTGGTCCGCGCGGTCGAGCCGTTCGGGGTCGGCGGATCCACGCTGCGCGCCGCGCTCAGCCGGATGGTGAGCGCCGGTGACCTGCGCCGGGCCGACACCGTCTACGGCCTCAGCGACCGACTGCTCGCGCGTCAGCGGCGCCAGGACGACGCCGTGCACCCCTCCACGCGCGCGTGGAGCGGCGACTGGGAGATGGTCGTGATCACCGCGACAGGCCGCGGCCCCGCCGAACGTGCCGAGCTGCGCGCGCGGTTGACCGCCCTGCGGCTCGCCGAACTCCGGGAGGGCGTCTGGCTGCGCCCCGCCAATCTGCTACGGCGGCTCCCGGACGACCTCGACCCGGTCGCCCAGCGCTACACGGCCCGCCCCGACCGCCCCGGCCCCGAGCTCGCCGCCGCGCTGTGGCCCCTCGACGCCTGGGCGGCCGACTCCCGGGCGCTGCTTGACCATGTCGCCCGCGCCGACCGGCCCGCGGACCGGCTCACCGGCTTCGCGGCGGTCGTACGGCATCTGCTGGCCGACCCGGTGCTGCCGCCCGCCCTCCTGCCGTCCGACTGGCCCGGCGCGCGGCTGCGCTCCGCCTACGCGGCCTATCAGCGGGAACTGGCGGACACCGTGCCCCAGGACCACTTGCGCGGATGA
- a CDS encoding pectate lyase: MTSSVRRRSPRTRAWTGATAALGLSVGMIMTLNAPSASAATWPTANGSQAVSSTIQLSGTKDYGMKRLYGTGDLGSGSQDEDQGPILNLAAGTVLKNVIIGAPAADGIHCAGSCTLQNVWWEDVGEDAATFRGSSSSNVYTVSGGGARSASDKVFQFNGAGTLNVSNFAVQNFGTFVRSCGNCSTQYKRTINLNTIEATYSGNKLVGINTNYGDSATLKKITIVGDSSKKIIPCQKYIGNNTGKEPTTNGSGPDSTYCKYATSDITYR; the protein is encoded by the coding sequence ATGACTTCTTCGGTACGCCGCCGAAGCCCACGCACGCGCGCGTGGACCGGCGCCACGGCCGCACTCGGCCTCTCGGTTGGCATGATCATGACACTCAATGCCCCCTCGGCGAGCGCCGCCACCTGGCCCACCGCGAACGGCAGCCAGGCGGTCTCCTCGACCATCCAGCTGTCGGGCACCAAGGACTACGGGATGAAGCGCCTGTACGGCACGGGCGACCTGGGCAGCGGCAGCCAGGACGAGGACCAGGGGCCGATCCTGAACCTGGCCGCCGGAACCGTCCTCAAGAACGTCATCATCGGGGCCCCGGCCGCCGACGGCATCCACTGTGCGGGCAGCTGCACGCTCCAGAACGTGTGGTGGGAGGACGTCGGCGAGGACGCGGCCACCTTCCGCGGCTCCTCGTCGTCCAACGTGTACACCGTCTCCGGCGGTGGCGCGCGGTCGGCCAGCGACAAGGTGTTCCAGTTCAACGGCGCCGGGACGCTCAACGTCTCGAACTTCGCGGTGCAGAACTTCGGCACCTTCGTGCGCTCCTGCGGCAACTGCTCGACGCAGTACAAGCGGACGATCAACCTCAACACCATCGAGGCGACCTACTCGGGCAACAAGCTCGTCGGCATCAACACCAACTACGGCGACAGCGCGACCCTGAAGAAGATCACGATCGTCGGCGACTCCAGCAAGAAGATCATCCCGTGCCAGAAGTACATCGGGAACAACACGGGCAAGGAGCCGACCACCAACGGTTCCGGACCTGACAGTACCTACTGCAAGTACGCCACCTCCGACATCACCTACAGGTAG